The nucleotide sequence CCACAATTTTAACCATAAAAACACTTCAGCACTGTTATTTATTATCCTTGAGTAATTTAAGCTTAAGAGACTTAGGGCACACTCTTACATTAGTTTCTTAACAAAATTAAAGGGAGAAAATTATTCTCCGCCCATGCCACCAGGCATTCCGCCGGGGCCGCCTCTGGGGGATTTAGCTGTTATAATGTCGTCTACGCGTAGGATCATAGCTGCTGATTCCGCTGCTGATTTGATGGCTTGCTCTTTGACGACTATGGGTTCGATGACGCCGTTATCGATGCTGTTTTGGAGTTTGCCAGTGAATATGTTGATGCCCATGTATTTGCCGTCTTCTTTGTCATGTACTTGACGTAGCTCTATGAGTGTGTCAATTGATTCTAAGCCGCCGTTCTCTGCAAGCGTGCGTGGAATGACTTCGACTGCGTCAGCAAAGGCTTCCACGGCGAGTTGTTGTCTTCCGCCAATTTTGGTTGAGTAATTGCGTAGTTCTTTGGCGATTTCGATTTCGATGGCTCCGCCGCCAGCGACTATTTTGTTATTTTCCGTTACGTCTGAAATTACGGATAACGCGTCAGTTATGACTCTTTCAGCTTCATCAACCATTCGCTCAAGCCCTGCACGTATTAGAATGGCTACTGAGTGAGGGTCTTTGCATTTTTCGACGAAAATCATTTTGTCATCGCCAATCTTGCGTTCTTCCACTAAACCCGCAAAACCCAAATCTGCCGCCTTTAAATCATTCAAATTAGAGCTCACTCGCCCTCCTGTAGCTCTCGCGAGTTTTTCCATGTCGGATTCTTTTACTCGACGTGCTGCCATGATGCCTTCTTTAGAGAGAAAGTGTTGTACCATGTCGTCGATACCTTTTTGGCAGAACACAATGTTTGCGCCTGAAGCTTTAATCTTGGTCACCATCTCTTTTAGTGTGCTATCCTCTTGGTCTAAGAAAGCTTTCATCTGGTTTGGTTCATGGATGCGTATTTCCGCAGTTATTTCGGTTTTTTCAATTTCTAACGCAATGTCTAAAAGGGCAATTTTTGCGTTCTCTATCTTTTTGGGCATTCCCGAATTAATGACTTCTTTGTCCACGATTATGCCTCTGACGAGTTGTGTCTCGATGAGGCTTTTTCCTGTCTTTTTCACCAGTTGTATGTTATCTATGTCGGCTATCGTCTGGTCTGCGGCCTTCTGGGTTACTTGTTTTACCGCTTCTAGGGCTATTTCTGCAAAGTGCTCTTTAGCACCACCCACAGCTTTGCTGCCCATAGCGGTCAAAGCGACTTTCAGCATCATTTTTTGATTCTCTACGTCAATGGGCACCGCGTTTTTTGCAATTATCTCGATTGCTTTCTGTGCTGCTTTACGGTATCCTGCGACAAGTATCATTGGGTGGACGTTTTGGTCTAGGAGTTGTTCGGCTTTTTTGAGCAGTTCACTGGCTAACACTACGACGGTTGTTGTTCCGTCGCCGACCATGTCGTCTTGGGTTTTGGCGATTTCAATCATCATTTTTGCCGCTGGGTGCTCCACGTCCATTTCCTTGAGAATTGTGGCGCCGTCGTTGGTTATGGTGATGTCGCCTAAGCTGTCGATAAGCATTTTATCCATGCCCCGTGGGCCCAGAGTAGTTTTAAGCACTTCACCGATGA is from Candidatus Bathyarchaeota archaeon and encodes:
- the thsB gene encoding thermosome subunit beta, with amino-acid sequence MAYLTQTQSGQPVLILKEGTTRSRGKEAQRNNIMAAQVIGEVLKTTLGPRGMDKMLIDSLGDITITNDGATILKEMDVEHPAAKMMIEIAKTQDDMVGDGTTTVVVLASELLKKAEQLLDQNVHPMILVAGYRKAAQKAIEIIAKNAVPIDVENQKMMLKVALTAMGSKAVGGAKEHFAEIALEAVKQVTQKAADQTIADIDNIQLVKKTGKSLIETQLVRGIIVDKEVINSGMPKKIENAKIALLDIALEIEKTEITAEIRIHEPNQMKAFLDQEDSTLKEMVTKIKASGANIVFCQKGIDDMVQHFLSKEGIMAARRVKESDMEKLARATGGRVSSNLNDLKAADLGFAGLVEERKIGDDKMIFVEKCKDPHSVAILIRAGLERMVDEAERVITDALSVISDVTENNKIVAGGGAIEIEIAKELRNYSTKIGGRQQLAVEAFADAVEVIPRTLAENGGLESIDTLIELRQVHDKEDGKYMGINIFTGKLQNSIDNGVIEPIVVKEQAIKSAAESAAMILRVDDIITAKSPRGGPGGMPGGMGGE